The Deltaproteobacteria bacterium genome contains the following window.
ACCCGCTTTCATCTCTATACCGTTCCGGGGCAGGTCTTCTACGATGCCAGCCGGAAGCTGATCTTGAAAGGGGTCGACGGCGTGGTTTTTGTGGCCGACTCGCAACTGGAGCGGATGGATGCCAATATGGAAAGCGTTGAGAACCTGAAAGAAAACCTCATGGAGCAGGGGTATGACTTGGCCAAAATCCCCTATGTGGTTCAGTTCAATAAGCGGGACCTGGACAATGTCGCCACCGTGGAGGAACTGCAGAAGGCCCTGAACCCGATGCAGGTTCCGTGGTTTGAGGCGGTTGCTCCCGGTGGAAGCGGAGTTTTTGAGACCCTCAAGGCTGTGGCGAAGCAGGTCCTCATGCAGTTGAAAAACGGCGGAGGGAACTGAAAAAAAATCCCAGGGCAAAACCGGCGTGCATTACGCCCGCTTTTTTTGAACGGTTAAGGTGCTTGTCATTTTCTCGATAACCTTGAAATATTCTGTCGGTGCAGTTTTTCCCGGAGTTTCTTCAGCCGGTCGATTCCCCCTTTGATACGAAAGACCTCTTCCATCATTGCCTGGGTATTATCGGCCCCGGCAAAAGCCCAGTCCACCTCTTCCTCTTCATGGACCTGGAAATCCCCCCGGTTGTTTTCATTACGCAGGAGATGTTCGATGACCGGTCGTGCAGCGGTTACAAGGGTTTCCAGAAACCAGATCTCCTGCTCCGTGAAGGGGGTGTTGCTCCGGGCGGAACAGAGCAGGAGTGTCCCGACGCTTTCATCTTCGGCAAGCACCGGGACAAGAACCAGCGACCGATAAGGTGTCTCTTTGAGATACCGCCGAACGAAGACCATGATCGGCTCCGTTCCAACATCGGGGATTACCAACATCTCCCGGCTGTTTAAGACCTCAATCATCTCCGGATACCTTTGCAGATCGATCTTAAGGTGCTGTAGCGCCGGGTTGTCACTGGAAGCTTCGACAATACCGGTCTTCCGGTCTTCATAAACGCGGACAAAAGAACATCGGTCGACCCCCATAATTTCAGCCACATTCAGTACCAGCGTAAAGAGCATGTCATGAACCGTTTCTTTCGCATAGAGGGAGTGGATCATCTCCTGGATCAGGTAGAGTCCTTCCCTTTCACTGCTCAACCGGGCGAACCGTTCCCACAACTCCAATTGCCGTTCCACCCGGGCCAGCAGATCGAGCCTTTCCACCGGTTTTGCGATCAAATCGTCCGCTCCCGACTGCAAACCCTCCAGGGTACAGAGGTCTTTCTGCTCTGCAGCCATCAGGATCAACGGGATCTCCTGCATGGACGGAATCATTCGTAACTGCCGACAGAGGTGGAGACCATCCATTCGCGGCAGCTCGGTGGCGGCCAGCACCAGGTCCGGCTGGAAGCGAATCAACTTCTGCAGACCTTCTACCCCGTCAGAGGCTTCTTCCAGAGAATAGGGATAGGCGGACATGATCTCCCGGATGCGGCTCCGTGCACGGGTATCGGAGTCAATGACGAGAATGCGGGTATAATCGATCATAGCGGTCTCTCCATTGCTATTCGGATCGAAACACGGGAGTGAATCGAATTCACCGGAAACCTGATGATACGAAAGAGATCTTTCGGATGGATGAGAAATGAATGGAATGAAATTATCGGAGGTGTTTGCATCACTTATTTTCGGCAATCGACCAACCATTTAAGGTTGTCGACTTTGCGCCCCGTCCTTTCGGAAACCGGTTAGCCATTTTCGTTATAATGATATTTTAAGTATAGCTTATTTGATGCGGCTGGACAATTAAATTAATGCCGGGTTTCTGTCGCCTTCGGAGGTCCCACAAAGCAGAAAGATCGGCATTTTATAAATAATTTTATAAACGAAATCAATGAGATAGATGAATCACGCCGGAAATCGCAGGTTTGTCATTATTCTGGGGAGGAATCTTGCAAATTCAATGGTTTTTTTTGAGTTGTAGCGGATCGTTTTCTGAGATATGAATGGAGAAAAAGTTCAGTCGAAGAGGTGAAGAGATGGATTTCAGAACCCGGGAAGGACGGATGGAAGCTCTCGTACTCAGGAACAGTCGTCCAGCCTGGATTATGCTGTTGGTCCTCCTTCTGTTATTCTGTATGGCGATCAAATCCGCCGGGGCAATCCCTCTGCCGAATGAGGCCTGGGGAAAACTGTTGGCCGGGTTTGTGCATGAAGGTCGTGTCGACTACGATGGGATCGAAGCTCACCCTGCACTTCTTCAGCAGAGCCTGAAGGAGTTTTCCCGAATTACCCGCCGGGTATATGATAAATGGTCCAGGGAACAACAGCTCGCCCACTGGATCAACGCCTACAATCTTTTCACCGTCAAGGCGGTTGTTGATCATTATCCGCCGAAGGGATGGAACTTCCTTTACCCAAGGATCAGTATTCGTCAGATCAGCCGGGTCTGGGACCGGAAGGAATACCGCACAGCGGGAGAACGGCTCTCCCTGAACCGGATTGAGCATCAAATCCTTCGTCCTCTCTTCCGGGAACCGAGAGTCCACTTTGCCTTGGTCTGTGCCTCCCTGGGGTGTCCCCCCCTCCCTGCTCAACCCTATACCGGGGAGAACCTGGAGGTCATGCTCAACCGGCAGGTGAGGATCTATCTTGACGATACCGACCATGGACTTCACTGGGACCCTGCCACGCGGACACTCTCCCTGTCACAAATTTTCTCCTGGTTCGGGGAAGACTTCCGGGGTTACACGGAAAGACACCGCCTCTTCAGAGCTCTGCCGGCAAAACAGAGAAATGCTCTGAATTTCGTGTGGGAATACCTTCCGGAGCGGATCAGGAAATCGTTGACAGCGGAACCGTTCCGGATACATTATATGAAATATGACTGGTCCCTGAATGGCCGTCCATAATGACTCTTTCTTAATTTGCCCGATTACGGAAACCACCATCGTCGAAAAGGGACGATCCCTTGACGGAACCATTGATCCAATCACAAATCCATTTCGGCCGGGAGGTTCTGAGCGATTTTTCCCGGTCAACCGCACTGGAATGGATTGAAACGAACGGGCTGGGCGGTTATGCTTCCTCCACGGTGGTCGGTGCAAACACCCGCCGTTATCACGGCCTTCTCGTTGCCGGCGGCGAGGGGTTCTCCCGTTACGTCCTCCTCTCCAAACTGGAAGACTTTCTCATTACCCGCGGCATTCGATACAACCTGAGCAGCAATCAATACCGGGAGACGATCCATCCCGGCGGACATCTGCTGCTCGACGGTTTCGACCGTTATCCCTTTCCGACCTTTCATTACGATCTGGAGGGAGTACGGATCAAAAAGGAAATTTTCCTCCCCTACGGCCAGGAGACCGTGGTTATTCTCTACACGATGCTGAGTCCGGGGAGAGCGGGGAGGCTCCATGTCCGTCCGCTCATTGCCTTCCGCGATGCTCATGCCCTGACCCGCGAAAACCCGGTTCTGGACAATACCGTCATCATGGGAACCGGCAAGGTTTCGATTCATCCCTATCCGGGAATGCCGACACTGACCTTTTACCATCACCGGGGGACCTTTGCCGGTCCATCCTACTGGTACCGGGATTTTCATTACCCCCGGGAACGGGAGCGCGGCCTGGAAGATGTGGAGGATCTTTTCAGCCCGGGTGAGTTCGTTCTGCCTCTTACCAACAACCATCCGATTGCCCTTGTCATTACCGCCGGGGAGAGTGACCCGCAGTCCGCACACCTCCTGCGGGAAAAGGAACTCCAACGGAGACGGGACCTTCTCCTTTCCCTGCCCGTGCGAGACGAGGTCACCGAGTTACTGACGCTGGCCGCTGACCAGTTTTTCGTTCGGAGCCGATCTCATCGAAGTACCGTGATTGCCGGTTATCCCTGGTTTGCCGACGGGGGCCGGGAGACGCTGATCAGTTTGCAGGGACTGGCCCTCTGTACCGGACGTCACCGGGATGCCCGGGCGATTCTCCGGGTCACGGCCCGGAGAATACAGGACGGACTGGTTCCCAACCGGACTTTGGAGGGGACCGGAGAAGCGGACTACCGGGCAGCGGACGCTTCGCTCCATTTTCTGATTGCCGTCGACCGGTATCTTTGTGCAACACGGGACGGGGACTTGTTGAAGGAACTTTTTCCGGTTATGGAAAAGATCGTAGCAGCCTACCGTCAGGGAACTCGTTACGGGATTGCCATGGATGCCGGCGACAAGCTACTCCATGCCGGAGTGCCGGGTCTTCCCGTAACCTGGATGGACGCGAAACTGGAAGATTGGGTCGTTACCCCCCGTCAGGGGAAGGCGGTCGAGATCAATGCCCTCTGGCATCATGCACTGCAACGTATGGCGGCCTGGTCGGACGGTCTTGGAATTTCAAGAGACTATGGTTGGCTCGCGGAAGAGGTTCGCCGTAATTTTGCCCGACGTTTCTGGTATGCCGAGGGGGGCTATCTCTATGACGTGATTGATACCGACAACGGACCCGATGCGTCCTTTCGGCCGAACCAGATTACGGCCCTGGCATTGGCTCCTCCTCTGATCGGGCAGGAGCGGGGGAGGGGCATCCTGAAGGCGGTACGCCGACGGCTGCTTACCCCGTTCGGACTGCGCAGTCTTGATCCCGAGGATTCCGCTTACCGGAAGCATTACGAAGGGAGCCCCTGGGAACGGGACAGCGCCTACCACCAGGGAACGGTCTGGCCCTGGTGGATGGGTCCCTTAACTGATGCCTTTCTCCGGTATTGTCCGGAGGAGCTGAATTCTTCCTGGCTCAACCCGTTGATCGGGCAACTTTCGGTTTACGGAGTCGGAACGATCGGTGAAGTCTTCGACGGTGATCCCCCCTACCATCCGGGGGGCTGCATCGCCCAGGCCTGGAGCGTGGCGGAACTTCTGCGGAGCTATCTCTCTCTTCAAGATGTCTTCGGGGGGAAGGGGATGAAAAAAAGTTCTGTTGCGTCCCCCTCGGTTTTGAGTTAGACTGATCAATATAACCGTGTCATTCGATACGCTGGTCCCACCGTCAAGATCACCATATTTCAGGAGGTGTCCCCATGTTTGAGCGTAAAGAAATCTTCCGGAAATCCGAATCGGGAAGCATCCCCATCCCCCGCACCCCTTCCTCCGATACGGGTTTATCCGCCAAGTCGGTCTTCATCGGCCAGTCAATCTTTATCAAGGGAGAACTGACCGGAAATGAAGACATGGCGATTGAAGGAAAAGTGGAAGGACATATTCGGCTCCAGGACCATAATGTCACGATCGGATCGAACGGAACCATTGAAGCGGAGATCTTTGCCAAGAACATCACCATTATGGGAACGGTACAGGGAGATGTCCATGCGGAAAGTCTTGTGGAAATCAAGAAGACAGGAATGCTGACGGGTGACATTGTCGCTCCCCGCGTCATTATCGAAGACGGAGCCCGCTTCCGGGGCAGCATCGACATGGAAACACGGGCCTCCTCTGCGGGGTCGGGTTCTCCGAAGCAGGAGAGCAAGGGAAAAGAGAATACAGCCGCGCTTGCCATCGAAAACCTGAAAACAAAGGCGGAAGCCTCCTGACCGGGGTCTCCGGTAGATCCCGGCACGCTGATGTGCCATTACATGTCCGTCCCCTGGAATGAGCTGGTTTCCTGTATCAAAAGTCCGGCATTGCACAACTTCAACGGCACCGAAAGGTCCCCTTCAGACCCCGTTGCGTACAGTGGAACGGTTCTGTACAATCCTGCATGAAGGCACACGTCCCGCGCTCCTTGACCTGGGCGCCCCGTGCAGTTCCAATATCAACTTCTTCGGGAAAAAAGGATTCAAGATCTTTGTGGAAGATTTTCTGCAGAACTACTGTGAAGCGGGACGGCGGCTCTCCGCTTTGCCGCAACTCTTAAATTACTCCACGGCGGCTTTCGAGGGGGTTTTCTGCTGGGACATCTTTGATTTTCTGCACCCCGACGATTCTCCCCGAATGGCTGAACGCCTGCATGCTCTTCTGAAACCTTCGGGGGGACTCCTGGCCCTCTTTTACAGCCGTGATGATCGGATTCCACGAACGATCTTCCGTCACAAACTCACAGACAGCGGGCAGGTCCTGCACGAAGCCGTTTCGGGAATGGGGGCTCAAGGGCATCGGTATGCAAACCGGGAGATCATGCGGATTTTCTCCGCGTTTGATATCGACAAATCCTTTCACCACAAGAGCGGGTACAGGGAATATCTTTTTCGCAAACGATAGAGGGTTATCGCGAGGGTGTCAGCCCCTTCTGAATCGTTGCCATCGTCTTGATCAAGGGACGATCGGCCCGGATGGCGGGAGGAAGCTGCTGTAGGATTACCTGTCCCTCGGATCGGTTTTCAAAAACCCCGACAAGAAGCGCATAGGCCTTCCTCTTCCCCTCTTGATAGGGGACGAGCATGGCATCCAGGCCGGACGGAAGCCGGTTCATGTCCTGTGCCAGGAGGGCAAGATTTTCCCCGACTTCCACCTGAATGGTGTATTCCGAAGGAGGAGTGTTCTGCAAACGCCGGGTCCATGCGGCCATCCGTGACGCCCGGGTGGGCGGAGAATTCTGCTCCTGCTGTGCCGCGATCGGCGAAGGTCTCAAAAGACGATCCATGAACTGTACCCGCCCGGGTGACAGGAAAAAGATCCCGATGCAGACGGCCAGAACCGTTAGAAAGAGATAAATCAAACCGGTATGGCTTCTATTCTCCGGGGTCTCTGGAGCCTCAACGGCTTCCTCTTCTCCGGAAGCCTCTCCATCCATGCCCTTTTTTGCCTTCTCTTCCGGGGCATTGACCGGCCTGGGGGGGATGGCTTCCTCCATGATCATTTTCTCCGTGGTCGGGGGAAGTTGATCCTGCGCCGGTTCCGTCGTGTCCGAGGCATGAATTCCCTCCGGCGAGACGAGAAAGTCGTTTCCGGCAACCGCTTGCTCTTCCTTTTCGTCTGTCGAATCATAGGAGGTCATTCCCAGGGAACTCCGGGCCGATGCCGTCAGATCGACGACGTCTTCTTCTTCCTCCTTCCGGTCCTTCCGGAAAGGAAATTTAACCAGACTGTGACAGAAAAGAACGAGCAGGGTGCGCAGGGTCGTGGCGCGTTCCAGGCCGGTACTCTCCACAATCGCTTCAATGGAACGGACCCCGTCAATCCGCCGAATGACGGAAAGTTCTTCCGCCGTAAAGTTGAGTTTCTCATATTCCATGAAACGGTCTGTGGGAACGGGAGACTGAGAGAGATCACCGATCATTCTTCCAAGGGTTTCACTGTTCGGAATCTGCCGGATCCCGAACAGCAGCATATTCGAGAAGGAGACCTTGTAACAGTATAAATTCTGCGGCAGAGACCGTTCGTCAAAACGGAACCCCCCTTTCTGCAAGCCGAAGAGACTGAAAAGAATGGTCAGGAACTGACGCCGGGCATAAGCAAAGAGATCCTGTGCCGTAATTATCTCTTCCCGGAGGAGAACCGCCCCGAAACTGTTTTTTGTTCCCCGCTGTGCCAGCAGGGTCTTTTCCTGCTCTTCCCGGGAGATCACCCGGCGGGCGATCAGAAACTCACCGAACAATTCCGACTTCAGGTTTGATCTGGCGGCCGTTGGTACGCCATTTTGCAGAAAGATCCGCTTAATCACCCGGTTACAGGTTACCGTCAAGACCCCGGTTTTTTTTGCGGCCTCCAGGTAGACCAGTAATTTCGGAAAATAGAAATGGTGAATATTCCCCCAGAGCAGAGCCTCCCGTTCGCTTACCTGTGCTTCAGGACCAAACCCCATCCGTCACCTCACTTGAAATCGGGACCCATCATCTTTGATGGTGTCGTAAAAAGTCGTTTTTCGGATTCCGTTCATGGTTCGACAGGCTACCGAGCATGGTGAGCCGGTCGAACCACACGAACGGAATATCAATGGTTCGCCCTGAGCACGCCTGTCCTGAGCTGGTCGAAGGGTCGAAGGGTCGAACGGACTTTTTACGACTTCATCATCTTTGCTTGCGCGTCTAAACCTGATTGTTTATCCAAGAGGTACTTCTTGCAGTATTATTATAATTATATAACAGGTTGGCGATTCTGCCAATAAATGGAATTCCGATAAAGGGGGACCCCCCCTCGGAGGAGGACATACGATTATGAAGGGGATGATTCTCTTACAGGATCTTACGAATTCTCTCCGCCGCTTCCGCCAGCCGTTCCTTTGAGACCGTCAATGCAAAGCGGACATACCCTTCCCCGGAAGGACCGAACCCGTTGCCGGGCGTGACGGCGACCCCGGCCTTTTCAAGGAGGAGCTTTGTAAAGGAGGTGGAGTTGTGTCCCGAAGGAACGGGGAGCCACAGATAGAAGGTCGCTGTCGGCGGATCACAGGTCAGGCCCGACTGCCGCAACCCGGCGATGAGAGTGTCCCGCCGCTCCTGATAGAGGTTCCGCATCCCTTCCACAGCGGACTGGTCCCCGCCGAGGGCCTCGATCCCGGCTTCCTGGACGGCCTGGAAGATTCCGGAGTCGAGATTGGTCTTGATCTTCCCGAGGCCGGCAATGACCGGGGCGGCGCCGCAGACGAAACCGATCCGCCAGCCCGTCATATTGTAGGTCTTGGAGAGGGAATGAAACTCGACGCCGACATCTTTTGCGCCCTCCACTTCGAGAAAGCCGAGAGGTCTTTTCCCGTCATAATACATTTCCGTATAGGCCGCATCGTGACAGACGATGATCTCCCGTTCCCGGGCGAAACGGACCACCTTTTCGAAAAAAGATCTTGAGGCTACGGCGGCGGTTGGATTGTTGGGATAGTTGAGAAAGAGGAGCCGCGCCCGTTCGGTAATTTCAGAGGGGATCCGATCGAGATCGGGAAGGAAACCGTTCTCCCGCAACAGCGGCATCCGGTAGGGTTCCCCTCCGGCCAGGAGGGTCGCGATCTCGTAGACGGGATACCCCGGCTCTGGAACGAGAACGACATCTCCGGGGTTGATGAAGGCAAACGGGATGTGACCGATCCCCTCCTTGGATCCGATGAGCGAGAGGATTTCACAGGCGGGATCGAGGGAGACGTTGAACCGGCGGGCATACCATCCCGCCACGGCCTCCCGGAAAGAAGACATCCCCTGATAAGAGGGATACTGATGGTTTTCGGGACGGTCGATGGCCCGATGCATGGCATCGAGAATATTCTGCGGTGTGGGCTGATCGGGGTCCCCGATCCCGAGCGGGATTACGTCAACCCCCTTGTCAATCTCGGCCTGCTTGAGCCGGTCGAGTTCCGCAAAGAGATAGGGAGGGAGTCCCTTCAGCCGATTCGCGATCTGAAATTGCCTTTCCGTCACAGTTTCTCCTTGTTGTGAGCCATGCTACATTTCCAGTACATCCAGCATGGAATAGAGTCCCGCCGGTTTTCCGACGATCCATTTGGCCGCCCGGACGGCGCCCCGGGCGAAGGTATCCCGGCTGGAGGCCGAATGCACGATTTCAACCCGTTCGCCGATGCCGCAGAACATGACCCTGTGGTCTCCGACGATGTCGCCTCCCCGGACAGCGTGCATGCCGATCTCCTCTTTCGTCCGCGCCCCCGCCAGCCCGTGACGTCCATGGACACAGGCGGTTTCAGGATTCCGGTGGAGGGCCTTTGCGATGACCTCCGCCAACTTCACGGCCGTACCGGAAGGGGCGTCTTTTTTGAAACGGTGATGGGCTTCGAGAATTTCCACATCGTAGTCCGGTCCGAGGGCCGCGGCGATTTCAGGGAGGATCTTGAAGAGGAGATTGACACCCACGCTCATGTTCGGAGCCAGCAGGTGAGGGGTCTTTGCTGCGGCGTCCCGGAAGAGAGCGATTTGGTCGTCTGAAAATCCCGTGGTCCCGATCACCATGGAGATTCCGGCCCGGCTCACCTTGCGAAACAAAGGAAGGGTAGCTTCGGGCAGGGTGAAGTCGATGAATACATCACAGCCGGAAAGAAGATCCTCGACGTTTGTGGACAGCGGGATGCCCTGGGTCCCGATACCGATCAGTTCCCCGATGTCCTTGCCGGCATCGGGATGATCCGTACGCTCCAGTGCGCCGGAAAGACGGATCCCTTCCTCGTCCTGCAACAGCCGGATGATCCGTTGTCCCATTCGTCCGGTCGCTCCCGTCACAACGGCATGAATCATCTCAGGACTCCTTTTCCCGCCGGATTGCGGCGCCCAAGCCTTGGAATTTTTCTTCCATTCTTTCGTATCCCCGGTCTAAATGGTAGACCCGGGAAATGATCGTCCGACCTTGCGCGGCGAGTCCCGCAAGGATGAGTGAAGCGCTGGCCCGAAGATCGGTGGCCATGACGGGAGCCCCGTTCAATCGGTGTACGCCCCGCACGATGGCGCTGTTCCCCTGGACCTTGATGTCGGCGCCCATGCGCCGCAGTTCCGCGACATGCATGAAACGGTTCTCGAAAACCGACTCGGTAATAACGCTTGTTCCTTCCGCCAGGGTCATGAGGGCCATGAACTGGGCCTGCATATCCGTGGCGAAGGCGGGATACCCGCCGGTTTTTACGTCGACCGCCCGGAGCCGTCCCGAAGGCAGAACCCGAAGCTCATCCGGGCCGACCTCCATCATGACGCCCGTTTCCAGCAGCTTCTCCGTCACTGCCTCCAGGTGTGCCGGACGACAACCGGAAAGGGTGACATTCCCTCCGGTGATGGCGCCGGCCGTGAGAAACGTCCCCGCCTCGATCCGGTCGGGCATGACGCTGTAATCCATTCCGCCGAGGGTTTCGACCCCTTCGATTTCAATCCGGTCGGTTCCGGCACCCTCGATCCGGGCACCCATGGAACCGAGGGCATCGGCCAGTTCCCGGACCTCCGGTTCACAGGCGGCATTTTCAATCAGCGTCGTCCCCCGGGCCAGGGTTGCGGCCATCATCAGGTTCATCGTTCCCGTAACGGTGGGGAGATCGAGATAGATCCGTGTGCCCTCTAATCGTTTACTCGATGCGCAGACATACCCCTTTTCGATGCGGAGGCTGGCACCGAGTTTTTCCAGTCCCATGAGGTGGAGGTTGATCGGTCGGGCGCCGATGGCGCACCCCCCCGGAAGGGAGACATCGGCCCGCCCGAACCGGGCGATCAGGGGACCCAGGACCAGCACGGAAGCCCGCATGGTTCGGACCACCTCGTAGGGGGCTTCAAATCCGGTAATCTTCGTCGGGTCGAGGCGCCAGGTGCCGGAAGGGGTCTTGTCGATTTCGACACCGAGTCCTTTGAGAAGCCGCTCCATGGTTGTGACATCTCGAAGATCCGGCACGTTGGAAAGGGAGCAAAGTTCCTGCGAAAGGAGGGACGCGGCCAGGATCGGAAGAGCGGCATTCTTGGCGCCGCTGATACGCACCGTACCCTGCAACGGAATCCCACCCTCAATGATGATTCGTTCCATCCGTTCTTCCCCTCCGGTCCGGTCCTGTCCGAAGGGGACGCCTGGAGCAGGACCGGGGATCTTTTACGAGAGTGCTCAGGCCTCGGCAAAGGGAAGCAGTGCTATATTCCGCGCCTGTTTGATGGCGGTCGTGACCCTCCGCTGATGAGGAGCGCAATTCCCGGAGATCCTGCGGGGAATGATCTTGCCCCGTTCGGTGACGAAATTACGCAGGAGCTTGATATCCTTGTAGTCGATCACCTCGATCTTGTTTTCACAGAAACGACAGATCTTTTTCCGGAAAAATACTTTCTTCTTTTTTCTGCCTTTTTTTCGATCTCGCGGTCTCATGTTTTATTCTCCTGTTTCTGCATCTTCCGCCGGGGCGGTCGACTCCTCTTTCGGGGTGATCGTCTGA
Protein-coding sequences here:
- a CDS encoding 4-hydroxy-tetrahydrodipicolinate reductase, translated to MIHAVVTGATGRMGQRIIRLLQDEEGIRLSGALERTDHPDAGKDIGELIGIGTQGIPLSTNVEDLLSGCDVFIDFTLPEATLPLFRKVSRAGISMVIGTTGFSDDQIALFRDAAAKTPHLLAPNMSVGVNLLFKILPEIAAALGPDYDVEILEAHHRFKKDAPSGTAVKLAEVIAKALHRNPETACVHGRHGLAGARTKEEIGMHAVRGGDIVGDHRVMFCGIGERVEIVHSASSRDTFARGAVRAAKWIVGKPAGLYSMLDVLEM
- the murA gene encoding UDP-N-acetylglucosamine 1-carboxyvinyltransferase, producing MERIIIEGGIPLQGTVRISGAKNAALPILAASLLSQELCSLSNVPDLRDVTTMERLLKGLGVEIDKTPSGTWRLDPTKITGFEAPYEVVRTMRASVLVLGPLIARFGRADVSLPGGCAIGARPINLHLMGLEKLGASLRIEKGYVCASSKRLEGTRIYLDLPTVTGTMNLMMAATLARGTTLIENAACEPEVRELADALGSMGARIEGAGTDRIEIEGVETLGGMDYSVMPDRIEAGTFLTAGAITGGNVTLSGCRPAHLEAVTEKLLETGVMMEVGPDELRVLPSGRLRAVDVKTGGYPAFATDMQAQFMALMTLAEGTSVITESVFENRFMHVAELRRMGADIKVQGNSAIVRGVHRLNGAPVMATDLRASASLILAGLAAQGRTIISRVYHLDRGYERMEEKFQGLGAAIRREKES
- a CDS encoding DUF4388 domain-containing protein, which encodes MGFGPEAQVSEREALLWGNIHHFYFPKLLVYLEAAKKTGVLTVTCNRVIKRIFLQNGVPTAARSNLKSELFGEFLIARRVISREEQEKTLLAQRGTKNSFGAVLLREEIITAQDLFAYARRQFLTILFSLFGLQKGGFRFDERSLPQNLYCYKVSFSNMLLFGIRQIPNSETLGRMIGDLSQSPVPTDRFMEYEKLNFTAEELSVIRRIDGVRSIEAIVESTGLERATTLRTLLVLFCHSLVKFPFRKDRKEEEEDVVDLTASARSSLGMTSYDSTDEKEEQAVAGNDFLVSPEGIHASDTTEPAQDQLPPTTEKMIMEEAIPPRPVNAPEEKAKKGMDGEASGEEEAVEAPETPENRSHTGLIYLFLTVLAVCIGIFFLSPGRVQFMDRLLRPSPIAAQQEQNSPPTRASRMAAWTRRLQNTPPSEYTIQVEVGENLALLAQDMNRLPSGLDAMLVPYQEGKRKAYALLVGVFENRSEGQVILQQLPPAIRADRPLIKTMATIQKGLTPSR
- a CDS encoding DUF547 domain-containing protein codes for the protein MDFRTREGRMEALVLRNSRPAWIMLLVLLLLFCMAIKSAGAIPLPNEAWGKLLAGFVHEGRVDYDGIEAHPALLQQSLKEFSRITRRVYDKWSREQQLAHWINAYNLFTVKAVVDHYPPKGWNFLYPRISIRQISRVWDRKEYRTAGERLSLNRIEHQILRPLFREPRVHFALVCASLGCPPLPAQPYTGENLEVMLNRQVRIYLDDTDHGLHWDPATRTLSLSQIFSWFGEDFRGYTERHRLFRALPAKQRNALNFVWEYLPERIRKSLTAEPFRIHYMKYDWSLNGRP
- a CDS encoding LL-diaminopimelate aminotransferase yields the protein MTERQFQIANRLKGLPPYLFAELDRLKQAEIDKGVDVIPLGIGDPDQPTPQNILDAMHRAIDRPENHQYPSYQGMSSFREAVAGWYARRFNVSLDPACEILSLIGSKEGIGHIPFAFINPGDVVLVPEPGYPVYEIATLLAGGEPYRMPLLRENGFLPDLDRIPSEITERARLLFLNYPNNPTAAVASRSFFEKVVRFAREREIIVCHDAAYTEMYYDGKRPLGFLEVEGAKDVGVEFHSLSKTYNMTGWRIGFVCGAAPVIAGLGKIKTNLDSGIFQAVQEAGIEALGGDQSAVEGMRNLYQERRDTLIAGLRQSGLTCDPPTATFYLWLPVPSGHNSTSFTKLLLEKAGVAVTPGNGFGPSGEGYVRFALTVSKERLAEAAERIRKIL
- a CDS encoding class I SAM-dependent methyltransferase, which encodes MERFCTILHEGTRPALLDLGAPCSSNINFFGKKGFKIFVEDFLQNYCEAGRRLSALPQLLNYSTAAFEGVFCWDIFDFLHPDDSPRMAERLHALLKPSGGLLALFYSRDDRIPRTIFRHKLTDSGQVLHEAVSGMGAQGHRYANREIMRIFSAFDIDKSFHHKSGYREYLFRKR
- the rpsR gene encoding 30S ribosomal protein S18, translating into MRPRDRKKGRKKKKVFFRKKICRFCENKIEVIDYKDIKLLRNFVTERGKIIPRRISGNCAPHQRRVTTAIKQARNIALLPFAEA
- a CDS encoding glycogen debranching protein: MTEPLIQSQIHFGREVLSDFSRSTALEWIETNGLGGYASSTVVGANTRRYHGLLVAGGEGFSRYVLLSKLEDFLITRGIRYNLSSNQYRETIHPGGHLLLDGFDRYPFPTFHYDLEGVRIKKEIFLPYGQETVVILYTMLSPGRAGRLHVRPLIAFRDAHALTRENPVLDNTVIMGTGKVSIHPYPGMPTLTFYHHRGTFAGPSYWYRDFHYPRERERGLEDVEDLFSPGEFVLPLTNNHPIALVITAGESDPQSAHLLREKELQRRRDLLLSLPVRDEVTELLTLAADQFFVRSRSHRSTVIAGYPWFADGGRETLISLQGLALCTGRHRDARAILRVTARRIQDGLVPNRTLEGTGEADYRAADASLHFLIAVDRYLCATRDGDLLKELFPVMEKIVAAYRQGTRYGIAMDAGDKLLHAGVPGLPVTWMDAKLEDWVVTPRQGKAVEINALWHHALQRMAAWSDGLGISRDYGWLAEEVRRNFARRFWYAEGGYLYDVIDTDNGPDASFRPNQITALALAPPLIGQERGRGILKAVRRRLLTPFGLRSLDPEDSAYRKHYEGSPWERDSAYHQGTVWPWWMGPLTDAFLRYCPEELNSSWLNPLIGQLSVYGVGTIGEVFDGDPPYHPGGCIAQAWSVAELLRSYLSLQDVFGGKGMKKSSVASPSVLS
- a CDS encoding response regulator, which encodes MIDYTRILVIDSDTRARSRIREIMSAYPYSLEEASDGVEGLQKLIRFQPDLVLAATELPRMDGLHLCRQLRMIPSMQEIPLILMAAEQKDLCTLEGLQSGADDLIAKPVERLDLLARVERQLELWERFARLSSEREGLYLIQEMIHSLYAKETVHDMLFTLVLNVAEIMGVDRCSFVRVYEDRKTGIVEASSDNPALQHLKIDLQRYPEMIEVLNSREMLVIPDVGTEPIMVFVRRYLKETPYRSLVLVPVLAEDESVGTLLLCSARSNTPFTEQEIWFLETLVTAARPVIEHLLRNENNRGDFQVHEEEEVDWAFAGADNTQAMMEEVFRIKGGIDRLKKLREKLHRQNISRLSRK
- a CDS encoding polymer-forming cytoskeletal protein; amino-acid sequence: MFERKEIFRKSESGSIPIPRTPSSDTGLSAKSVFIGQSIFIKGELTGNEDMAIEGKVEGHIRLQDHNVTIGSNGTIEAEIFAKNITIMGTVQGDVHAESLVEIKKTGMLTGDIVAPRVIIEDGARFRGSIDMETRASSAGSGSPKQESKGKENTAALAIENLKTKAEAS
- a CDS encoding gliding-motility protein MglA, translated to MSFINYSSREINCKIVYYGPGLGGKTTNIQYIYDKTNPEAKGKMISLATETERTLFFDFLPLALGTIRGFKTRFHLYTVPGQVFYDASRKLILKGVDGVVFVADSQLERMDANMESVENLKENLMEQGYDLAKIPYVVQFNKRDLDNVATVEELQKALNPMQVPWFEAVAPGGSGVFETLKAVAKQVLMQLKNGGGN